From a region of the Lentilactobacillus curieae genome:
- a CDS encoding N-acetylmuramoyl-L-alanine amidase, with translation MKKWKVFLSTIIFSFLVLFCLNISARSDTVNDMQSDFSQAAAKYQVPEPILMSVAYSETVWNNHNFQPSMNGGYGVMHLTDAKGLGDSTNSSALETAVTAANLSGESLADVKSDDAANINAGAALLAKYQKDLGLPLSSDINQWYGAVAKYSQNTEQSAAEQFANHVYSTIKSGTSEKFADGSTLTLSKQAIDPDVTQITKLNLQNNTTKDPNYPSSLNVQYIPAAHSAFDDKGDYGNYDRSNRTQNGLDVRYIVIHNTETTYEDALKLFQGQSYAAANFLVRSNDGQIAEIIRPENVAWHAGNWYVNSHSVGIEHEGFAVHGGKWFTEPMYEQSAKLVKLLAKRYNVPLDREHIIGHDNVPGLEAKDQAGMHWDPGAYWNWNHYFKLLGVDLNKPAKKKSDVVTITPNPKYSLKGKTEKLTYNGDELTKTGTNFVYLHQSPSFSSKFITNANFKAGKSGTTEEPDWSDKAVYGQQFVKAGQKGDWTAIYYDGKKAWFYNPRDKNVTNASGTVITAKNSTADVFGGAYPSAAELNNHGFKSAALKPFAKLKQGQKYVVGGIYTADYYNSTLNDETEEQYFTGKEHYVQIQFNHRIAFVKQSEVEFTK, from the coding sequence ATGAAGAAGTGGAAAGTTTTTCTATCCACGATAATTTTCTCATTTTTAGTCTTATTTTGTCTGAACATTAGTGCAAGGAGTGATACCGTCAACGATATGCAATCCGACTTTTCTCAGGCCGCAGCAAAATACCAAGTTCCAGAACCAATTCTCATGTCAGTAGCTTACAGCGAAACTGTTTGGAATAACCATAACTTTCAACCAAGCATGAACGGTGGCTACGGAGTTATGCATCTTACAGATGCAAAGGGATTAGGTGACAGCACCAATTCAAGTGCGCTGGAAACAGCAGTCACAGCCGCCAATCTAAGTGGTGAAAGTTTAGCAGACGTTAAGTCAGATGACGCTGCGAACATCAACGCTGGTGCCGCATTGTTGGCTAAATACCAGAAAGATCTTGGCCTTCCACTTAGTTCCGATATTAATCAGTGGTATGGCGCAGTCGCTAAATACAGTCAAAACACTGAGCAAAGTGCCGCTGAACAATTTGCAAACCATGTGTATTCAACAATTAAATCAGGAACTAGCGAAAAGTTCGCTGATGGTTCTACCCTCACTTTGTCAAAACAAGCAATTGATCCCGACGTTACTCAAATTACCAAACTTAATTTACAAAACAACACTACTAAGGATCCTAATTACCCAAGTAGTTTGAACGTTCAATATATTCCAGCTGCCCATTCTGCCTTCGATGATAAGGGCGACTACGGAAATTACGACCGTTCTAACCGAACACAAAATGGTCTTGATGTTCGCTACATCGTTATTCACAATACCGAAACCACTTATGAGGACGCCTTAAAGTTGTTCCAAGGCCAAAGTTACGCTGCCGCTAACTTCCTCGTCCGTTCAAATGACGGTCAAATCGCTGAAATTATCCGCCCAGAGAACGTGGCTTGGCATGCTGGTAACTGGTACGTGAACTCCCATTCGGTCGGCATCGAGCATGAAGGCTTTGCAGTCCATGGTGGTAAGTGGTTCACTGAACCTATGTATGAACAATCAGCAAAATTAGTTAAGTTATTAGCCAAACGTTACAACGTTCCTTTAGATAGAGAACACATTATTGGCCACGATAACGTGCCTGGTTTGGAAGCTAAGGACCAAGCAGGAATGCACTGGGATCCAGGTGCATACTGGAATTGGAACCATTACTTCAAACTTCTTGGAGTTGATTTAAATAAACCAGCCAAAAAGAAGAGTGATGTGGTAACGATTACGCCAAACCCTAAGTACAGTTTGAAAGGTAAAACTGAAAAGCTAACATACAACGGCGATGAGCTAACCAAGACCGGGACAAACTTTGTTTACCTTCACCAATCACCTTCATTTAGCTCTAAATTTATCACTAACGCCAACTTCAAGGCGGGTAAGTCAGGAACAACCGAGGAGCCTGATTGGTCAGACAAAGCTGTATATGGCCAACAATTTGTCAAAGCCGGACAAAAGGGCGACTGGACCGCAATTTACTATGACGGTAAAAAGGCCTGGTTCTACAATCCCCGTGATAAGAATGTCACCAACGCATCCGGAACTGTGATCACTGCAAAAAACAGTACTGCTGACGTCTTTGGCGGTGCCTACCCTTCTGCAGCCGAGTTAAATAATCACGGATTTAAGAGTGCCGCACTTAAACCATTCGCAAAGCTCAAGCAGGGTCAAAAGTACGTTGTTGGCGGTATTTATACGGCCGATTACTATAACTCGACCTTAAATGATGAAACTGAAGAACAATACTTTACTGGTAAAGAACATTATGTTCAAATTCAGTTCAATCACCGAATTGCCTTCGTAAAACAAAGTGAAGTTGAATTCACTAAATAA
- a CDS encoding acyltransferase family protein: MKVIGNSMLKKRIEWIDIAKAIGIIAVVFGHALVSGTTSQIIYWWHMPFFFILAGFFLKPISLKKITAFFNKKIKTDLIIYFMTGIIMILLFGLLHNKDFHYLIDTLPKLLIGGRTLNNYTSTFWFINVYLLSITAVTLLITLVKNRWWQLGIVTAGILVGASYGQVPFQISGYTMLPWNLDGVLIAAFYTYIGYLFFHTNWKWIQKPAAIAGLTSLATLFIALRLATDFRFKFSMKSHMIESSIPQLNGLLIIVVPLVLSFAIMGISVLIAKIPRLTLLPLIGRHTMIIMYLHKAILDICGMANINNIVVSSLIAIAVPLMITTLVNQRQTTVYLQTA; this comes from the coding sequence ATGAAGGTGATCGGAAACAGTATGCTTAAAAAGAGAATTGAATGGATTGATATCGCAAAGGCAATCGGAATTATTGCTGTTGTCTTTGGCCACGCTTTAGTCAGTGGCACTACCAGCCAAATAATTTACTGGTGGCACATGCCCTTTTTCTTCATCCTAGCGGGCTTTTTCTTAAAGCCAATTAGTCTGAAAAAAATCACGGCATTTTTTAACAAAAAAATCAAAACCGACTTGATAATTTACTTCATGACCGGAATTATCATGATCTTGTTGTTTGGATTACTCCACAACAAGGACTTCCACTACCTAATCGACACGCTACCTAAGCTCTTGATTGGTGGGCGGACACTAAACAATTACACTAGCACATTCTGGTTTATCAACGTTTACCTACTTTCAATCACTGCTGTCACATTGTTGATAACACTGGTTAAGAATCGGTGGTGGCAACTTGGAATCGTAACCGCTGGGATTCTGGTCGGTGCTTCTTATGGCCAGGTTCCATTCCAAATTTCTGGGTACACAATGTTACCTTGGAATCTCGATGGAGTTCTAATCGCTGCATTTTACACCTACATTGGTTACTTATTCTTCCACACCAATTGGAAGTGGATTCAAAAACCCGCTGCAATTGCCGGATTAACTAGTTTAGCGACGTTGTTCATCGCGCTTAGATTAGCTACGGATTTCCGGTTTAAGTTCTCGATGAAGTCTCACATGATTGAATCATCAATTCCGCAGCTTAACGGGCTGCTAATCATTGTGGTTCCATTGGTTCTTTCGTTTGCAATAATGGGAATCTCAGTATTAATTGCTAAAATACCCCGATTAACTTTATTGCCACTAATCGGTCGCCACACGATGATCATTATGTACCTCCACAAAGCTATTTTAGATATTTGTGGAATGGCTAACATCAATAACATTGTTGTTTCATCACTAATTGCAATCGCAGTGCCATTGATGATAACTACGCTTGTCAATCAAAGACAAACAACTGTATATCTGCAAACAGCTTAA